The segment GACAGAAAAAAACCGTTAAATCAGAGATGTTTTATTCGCGTGTCGATATTGAATTAATCAATGAACAAGTGCGCTTATTCTTTTCAACTTACGATGAAGTTTCCATAGCATATGACACTCATAAATTCAAGATTATTGAATACGTGAGTCTCGGTCTTCAGAATAAAAACAAGTACTATCCACTAGAGGAAACTATCATCTATTTTGAAGATAATGCTAACTATACTATTGAAACCAATCTCTTATTCGAGCCTCCTCAATTTGACAAGAAAGTATTGCATCATATTTATAATGCAAACAATGCCATTTTGGAAAAACTAAAAAAAGGCATTACCTTAAACAAGTACGAAGAACTCGACCTTAGAAACCTTCCTGCTACCTATCTTATTTGTTATTTGAATTTGTTTCATGAAGCCATAAACAAGCTAAATGAAGCTAAACCTTATTTAAAAAACCATAGTCAAACTGTTTACAATTTATATCAAGAGGTAACTAGGATTTTGCGCAAAGTAAAGTACAGTTAAGGGTTCATTTTTTTTTTAAATTACCATTCATACAGTTTTTTTTGCCACTCATAGTTTTTATTATTTACCAACCCGAAATTTTACGATTTTAGCAATGCTATTAATCAATTACATTTAACCTTGTTTCAAAATTTGATCCGTCAAAATGAAACAGGGTTTTTGTTTGTTTAGGCTATACTAAATTGAGTTTCGAGAAAGATGTATTTAAGATGGTTTCGTCATTAACATTGAGCCATTGGTCTAGAATTGAAGCATATATCGATCTAAAATCAATTGAGTATTTTAAATCTCCATTATCATCTAAATCCGATAAACTTGCCAGTTCATTATAAAACCCAGGAGTTTTTAATTTATTCCCAATGATGAACAAATTACTTGCTGCGCCGTGATCTGTACCATTAGCCGCATTTTGCTTGACGCGTCTACCAAATTCTGAAAATGTTAGAATTAAAGTGTCATCAAATGTGCCTTGCTCTTTTAAATCTGAAACAAAAGTTTCGATGCTTTCGGCATATGTCTTTAGAAGTCTTGCCTGACTATTTACCTGTCCTGCATGGGTATCAAAACCTCCTAAAGACGCATAAAAAACTTTAGTGTTTATCCCTGAATTTATTAATCTGGCTGTAGTTTTTAATTGATTGGCAAACTCATTATTTGGATAGGTTTTAGACTGTGTATTGGTTTTATGCTTTTCAAAAATATACTTGGCAGAAGATTCCGCTGCAATCATAGTTTTATATAGATATCCTAAATTGTGTTCACTCAAATGTTCATCCTGATAATGTCGCAATACATTCTTAAAATAAGGGTCTTGAGATGTTCTAAAGAACACTTGGGGATTTTTAACAGCAATTCCATTCATCAACTGTCCCTTCAATGCTAAAGAAAGGCTGTCGTCAATCTCAATTGCATTGTAAGGCTCATTTCCAAAAGCATCCAAATAACGACCAATCCATCCTGTTTGCAAGTTTTGTTCAGCACCACTAGCGGTTTGCCAAATGTCCATAGCTCTAAAATGAGAGCGATTTGGATTTGGGTAGCCAACGTTGTTAATGATAGTTAAATGCCCTTCATCATAAAGTTTTTTCAAAGGAAGTAAACTTGGATGAAATCCAAGATTATCGGTAGTCTTTATGATGTCACTTTTAGAAATCGCAATGGTTGGTCGATTTCTATAATAGTCATCACTGTTAAATGGCACTATAGTATTTAAGCCATCATTCCCTCCAGAAAGTTGAACGATAACCAAGCGCTTATAACCCAAGTTATGTGCTGGTAGGGATTCGAATGCTTGTAAAAAGCTCGGCACAAATAATAAACCACTTGCTAATGTTGATTGTTTTAAAAAATGTCTTCTTTCCATAATTAACACATTTGATATTCTGGCAATGACATTAATTGAATGCAGAAATCTC is part of the Formosa sp. Hel1_31_208 genome and harbors:
- a CDS encoding DUF1501 domain-containing protein is translated as MERRHFLKQSTLASGLLFVPSFLQAFESLPAHNLGYKRLVIVQLSGGNDGLNTIVPFNSDDYYRNRPTIAISKSDIIKTTDNLGFHPSLLPLKKLYDEGHLTIINNVGYPNPNRSHFRAMDIWQTASGAEQNLQTGWIGRYLDAFGNEPYNAIEIDDSLSLALKGQLMNGIAVKNPQVFFRTSQDPYFKNVLRHYQDEHLSEHNLGYLYKTMIAAESSAKYIFEKHKTNTQSKTYPNNEFANQLKTTARLINSGINTKVFYASLGGFDTHAGQVNSQARLLKTYAESIETFVSDLKEQGTFDDTLILTFSEFGRRVKQNAANGTDHGAASNLFIIGNKLKTPGFYNELASLSDLDDNGDLKYSIDFRSIYASILDQWLNVNDETILNTSFSKLNLV